One region of Haloprofundus salilacus genomic DNA includes:
- a CDS encoding ABC transporter ATP-binding protein, with protein sequence MSEITLENVRKTYAETAALDDVSLRVRDGEFFTLVGPSGCGKTTTLRLIAGFESPTEGAIRFDGESVSGVPPESRNVGVVFQNYALFPHMSVAENVGYGLRFADRERRRGSEARVSELLELVDLAGMENRDPTELSGGQQQRVALARALAPGPRLLLLDEPMSALDARLRERLRLQVKQIQSELGITTVYVTHDQEEALAVSDRVAVMNAGRVEQVGPPREVYRRPATRFVASFVGDNNLFEGELIDETDSTASARETKGLRRLRVRVGETVFEVDATGDESSSVGEAVHVDPESSTSRSPRFDGGNVAFCVRPERLEIDGRENQFTATVRETEFLGETTRVHLDWNGREVTVRATNPSDAGETVELGFAPGDAHVFES encoded by the coding sequence GTGTCTGAAATCACCCTAGAGAACGTTCGGAAGACGTACGCCGAAACGGCGGCGCTCGACGACGTGAGCCTCCGCGTCCGCGACGGCGAGTTCTTCACGCTCGTCGGTCCCTCCGGATGCGGGAAGACGACGACGTTGCGACTCATCGCGGGGTTCGAGTCACCGACCGAGGGCGCGATTCGATTCGACGGCGAGAGTGTGTCGGGCGTGCCGCCGGAGAGCCGAAACGTCGGTGTCGTCTTTCAGAACTACGCGCTGTTCCCGCACATGAGCGTCGCCGAGAACGTCGGCTACGGACTCCGATTCGCCGACCGAGAGCGACGCCGCGGGAGCGAAGCGCGGGTTTCTGAGCTCCTGGAGCTCGTCGACCTCGCGGGGATGGAAAACCGCGACCCGACCGAACTCTCGGGCGGACAGCAACAGCGCGTGGCGCTCGCTCGCGCGCTCGCGCCGGGACCGCGTCTGCTGCTTCTGGACGAACCGATGAGCGCGCTCGACGCGCGCCTCCGCGAACGCCTCCGCCTGCAGGTGAAACAGATTCAGTCGGAGTTGGGGATCACGACGGTGTACGTCACGCACGACCAGGAGGAGGCGTTGGCCGTCTCCGACCGCGTCGCCGTGATGAACGCCGGACGTGTCGAACAGGTCGGACCGCCGCGGGAGGTGTACCGCCGTCCGGCGACGCGGTTCGTCGCCTCCTTCGTCGGCGACAACAACCTGTTCGAGGGCGAACTGATCGATGAGACCGACAGTACGGCGAGTGCACGGGAAACGAAGGGGTTGCGACGGCTCCGCGTGCGTGTCGGCGAGACGGTGTTCGAGGTCGACGCGACGGGGGACGAGTCGTCATCCGTCGGCGAAGCGGTTCACGTCGACCCCGAGTCGTCGACCTCTCGGTCGCCGCGGTTCGACGGCGGGAACGTCGCGTTCTGCGTCCGACCCGAACGGCTGGAGATCGACGGGCGTGAGAATCAGTTCACGGCGACGGTCCGAGAGACGGAGTTCCTCGGCGAGACGACGCGCGTCCACCTCGACTGGAACGGGCGCGAGGTGACCGTCCGCGCGACGAACCCCTCGGACGCGGGCGAGACGGTCGAGTTAGGTTTCGCCCCCGGAGACGCACACGTGTTCGAGAGCTGA
- a CDS encoding FAD-dependent oxidoreductase: protein MNDNDTDDTDATASRTDQFPAGERTSVWLGTSPTTEYAPLSGGIDVDTAVVGGGIVGVTTALQLAESGQDVALVERDRILTGVTGKTTAKLTSQHGILYDTLASTVGERKTQQYAEANEAAIDHVESRVESLDIDCGFRRLPSYAYVRSPERRSEVRQEVNAARRFGLPAEYEQSVAVDDEAVAAVRYDDQAMFHPRRYLLALAEAFLDVGGRIYEETRALDVDGGGRPVVETDRGEILADEVVLATHFPIHDTGAYFARMHPKRSYVVAVRVADPPTEAMYYYTGDQYFSVRTHDTGDEVLTLVGGQNHKTGQGGDTNERYRKVEESARRHFDVESVEYRWSTQDYASVDKVPYVGELPFSDNVYMASGFGGWGMTNGTASGLLLSDLVRGEENSWAGTYNPNRVTLDRTSATEFATQNANVAKEFVGDWLSKPHREDLRRLKSGEATVLRERTKPIAAYRDDDGELHTHSAVCPHMDCIVHWNDAERSWDCPCHGSRFEYDGHVVDGPAVSDLPTRNLDVE, encoded by the coding sequence ATGAACGACAACGACACCGACGACACCGACGCCACAGCATCGAGAACCGACCAGTTTCCGGCGGGCGAACGGACCTCCGTGTGGCTCGGTACGTCGCCGACGACGGAGTACGCGCCGCTGAGCGGCGGCATCGACGTCGACACCGCCGTCGTCGGCGGCGGCATCGTCGGGGTGACGACCGCGCTCCAGTTAGCGGAGTCGGGACAGGACGTCGCACTCGTCGAGCGCGACCGAATCCTCACCGGCGTCACGGGCAAGACGACGGCGAAACTCACCTCCCAGCACGGAATCCTCTACGACACCCTCGCGTCGACGGTCGGCGAGCGAAAGACACAGCAGTACGCCGAGGCGAACGAGGCCGCCATCGACCACGTGGAGTCGCGCGTCGAGTCGCTCGATATCGACTGCGGGTTCCGACGCCTACCGTCGTACGCCTACGTCCGGTCGCCGGAGCGTCGCTCGGAGGTACGACAGGAGGTGAACGCGGCCCGGCGATTCGGCCTCCCGGCGGAGTACGAGCAGTCGGTCGCCGTCGACGACGAAGCGGTCGCCGCTGTTCGCTACGACGACCAGGCGATGTTCCACCCGCGGCGGTATCTGTTGGCGCTGGCCGAGGCGTTTCTCGACGTCGGCGGTCGCATCTACGAGGAGACGCGGGCGCTAGACGTCGACGGCGGCGGTCGCCCGGTCGTCGAAACCGATCGCGGCGAGATTCTGGCCGACGAAGTCGTTCTCGCGACACACTTTCCGATTCACGACACGGGTGCGTACTTCGCACGGATGCATCCGAAACGGTCGTACGTCGTCGCCGTCCGGGTCGCCGACCCGCCGACCGAGGCGATGTACTACTACACCGGCGACCAGTACTTCTCGGTCCGGACCCACGACACCGGCGACGAGGTGCTGACGCTCGTCGGCGGCCAGAACCACAAGACCGGACAGGGCGGCGACACGAACGAGCGCTACCGGAAGGTCGAGGAATCGGCCCGTCGTCACTTCGACGTGGAGTCCGTCGAGTACCGCTGGTCGACGCAGGACTACGCCTCGGTGGACAAGGTGCCGTACGTGGGCGAACTCCCGTTTTCGGACAACGTCTATATGGCGAGCGGCTTCGGCGGATGGGGGATGACGAACGGCACAGCGTCGGGGCTGCTCCTCTCGGATCTCGTGCGCGGCGAAGAGAACTCCTGGGCCGGCACCTACAACCCGAATCGGGTGACCCTCGACCGGACCTCGGCAACGGAGTTCGCGACGCAGAACGCGAACGTCGCCAAGGAGTTCGTTGGGGACTGGCTCTCGAAGCCCCATCGCGAGGATCTTCGACGATTGAAGTCGGGCGAGGCGACGGTGCTGCGCGAGCGAACGAAACCGATAGCGGCCTACCGCGACGACGACGGCGAACTGCACACCCACTCCGCCGTCTGTCCGCACATGGACTGCATCGTCCACTGGAACGACGCCGAGCGGTCGTGGGACTGCCCGTGCCACGGGTCGCGCTTCGAGTACGACGGTCACGTCGTCGACGGACCGGCCGTCTCCGATTTGCCGACGCGGAATCTGGACGTGGAGTGA
- a CDS encoding class I SAM-dependent methyltransferase codes for MSVREEFDAWAADGRDKGMEERHWHTAKHVLARMPVEEGETVLDLGTGSGYALRALRETKNAGHAYGLDGSPEMAGNAREYTDDPNIGFVVADFDELPFADDTVDHAFSMEAFYYAVDPEHTLSELARVLRPGGTFYCAVNYYEENVHSHEWQDSISVEMTRWNRSEYREAFRNAGFHVAEQDNVPDLDIDIPPAAEFPTDSWETREAMVKRYRTYGTLLTVGVVP; via the coding sequence ATGAGTGTCCGCGAGGAGTTCGACGCGTGGGCGGCCGACGGCCGCGACAAGGGAATGGAGGAGCGACACTGGCACACCGCGAAACACGTGCTCGCGCGAATGCCCGTCGAGGAGGGTGAAACGGTCCTCGACCTCGGAACGGGAAGCGGATACGCGCTCCGCGCCCTCCGCGAAACCAAGAACGCGGGTCACGCCTACGGTCTCGACGGGTCGCCAGAGATGGCCGGAAACGCCCGCGAGTACACCGACGACCCCAATATCGGGTTCGTCGTCGCCGACTTCGACGAACTGCCGTTCGCCGACGACACCGTCGACCACGCCTTCTCGATGGAGGCGTTCTACTACGCTGTCGACCCCGAACACACGCTCTCGGAACTCGCGCGCGTCCTCCGCCCGGGCGGGACGTTCTACTGCGCGGTCAACTACTACGAGGAGAACGTCCACAGCCACGAGTGGCAGGATTCGATTAGCGTCGAGATGACCCGCTGGAACCGAAGCGAGTACCGCGAGGCGTTCCGAAATGCCGGCTTCCACGTCGCCGAACAGGACAACGTCCCGGATCTCGACATCGACATCCCGCCCGCAGCGGAGTTCCCGACCGATAGCTGGGAGACCCGCGAGGCGATGGTCAAACGCTACCGAACGTACGGAACGCTGCTGACCGTCGGCGTCGTGCCGTGA
- a CDS encoding DUF2391 family protein, whose protein sequence is MVRVGRHRRFKITDIAQQVVGGFLLAGPFVVTDEVWGLAVGMAWYQAVLTVGIVFAIGYGTLYKADDDRDPDREADVAGIPLRFVSLILVAYLSVFLLALSFDAPATLIPNHIDPAEITFRVQVLTTLKATSIGAVFSVIGAATADSVF, encoded by the coding sequence ATGGTTCGCGTCGGACGGCACCGTCGATTCAAGATAACGGACATCGCACAGCAAGTCGTCGGCGGATTTCTCCTCGCCGGGCCGTTCGTCGTCACCGACGAAGTGTGGGGTCTCGCCGTCGGGATGGCGTGGTACCAGGCGGTGTTGACCGTTGGAATCGTCTTCGCCATCGGCTACGGGACGCTGTACAAAGCCGACGACGACCGCGATCCCGACCGCGAGGCGGACGTAGCCGGAATTCCACTGCGCTTCGTCTCACTCATCCTCGTCGCGTACCTCTCGGTGTTCCTGCTCGCGCTGTCGTTCGACGCGCCGGCGACGCTCATCCCCAATCACATAGACCCTGCCGAGATTACGTTCCGCGTCCAGGTGCTGACCACTCTGAAGGCGACGAGCATCGGCGCGGTGTTCAGCGTCATCGGCGCGGCGACGGCCGACAGCGTGTTCTGA
- a CDS encoding DUF7090 family protein, which translates to MDYSLAIENAPDTIPAGTGLLLLHPSIGETDRIDTDFLKTDTDYFLVISTRTTAREVEQKLEHYDVDEARAVILDTLSVERGYSRRKSDHVHYVSSPDDLDGIVAQTRVFLENHPGKLRVSVDSLTEMAYYADEEGVYDATKQLLELLDENDAVGIFHLSKEVHDEDVLERFRGLFTGVVDLAEDGSVTYEQR; encoded by the coding sequence ATGGATTACAGCCTCGCCATCGAAAACGCTCCGGACACCATCCCTGCGGGGACTGGCCTGCTTCTTCTGCATCCGAGCATCGGCGAGACCGACCGCATCGACACGGACTTTCTGAAGACCGACACCGACTACTTTCTGGTCATCTCGACGCGGACGACCGCCCGCGAAGTCGAGCAGAAACTCGAACACTACGACGTCGACGAAGCTCGCGCAGTCATCCTCGACACGCTGTCGGTCGAACGTGGCTACTCGCGGCGGAAGTCCGACCACGTCCACTACGTTTCCTCGCCGGACGACCTCGACGGCATCGTCGCGCAGACCCGCGTGTTCCTGGAGAACCACCCCGGAAAGCTCCGCGTCAGCGTCGACTCGCTCACCGAGATGGCGTACTACGCCGACGAGGAGGGCGTCTACGACGCGACGAAACAGTTACTCGAACTGCTGGACGAAAACGACGCCGTCGGTATCTTCCACCTCTCGAAGGAAGTCCACGACGAGGACGTACTCGAACGGTTCCGAGGGCTGTTCACCGGGGTCGTCGACCTCGCCGAAGACGGCAGCGTCACCTACGAGCAACGGTAA
- a CDS encoding DUF7089 family protein, whose translation MFQRRHLSGELRTIRDEYAPETLVVDADADFETIPPAAAEDLGLLADSLDPAKYPDEWLPEDCPVLLRRYAGGTFTIGMPGDGTIVWTRQTNPPTVIAKKRAEGTPESFLDFLFAEAFVQIHLGVPEHFLPFFGERYRDLDAAVSLSPAELYQIAAALFDGWVGLQTREEFATWADDYPGLYEAWLDAGTRLEGRIEGLPGEVARGETSFVDATELACSGLKHAVELPAPFAALDTTAYRDHGVAYAVRWAEKTFEKLRE comes from the coding sequence ATGTTCCAGCGACGGCATCTGAGCGGTGAGCTTCGAACGATCAGAGACGAGTACGCCCCCGAGACACTCGTCGTCGATGCCGACGCGGACTTCGAGACGATTCCGCCCGCGGCAGCGGAAGACCTTGGGTTGCTCGCCGACTCGCTCGACCCGGCGAAGTACCCCGACGAGTGGCTCCCCGAAGACTGTCCGGTACTGCTCCGACGGTACGCGGGCGGCACGTTCACCATCGGGATGCCCGGCGACGGGACTATCGTCTGGACGCGACAGACAAACCCACCGACCGTCATCGCGAAGAAACGCGCCGAAGGAACCCCGGAGTCCTTTCTCGACTTCCTCTTCGCGGAGGCGTTCGTCCAGATTCACCTCGGCGTTCCCGAGCACTTTCTCCCCTTCTTCGGCGAGCGGTACCGCGACCTCGACGCGGCGGTGTCGCTCTCGCCCGCAGAACTCTACCAGATTGCGGCCGCGCTGTTCGATGGCTGGGTTGGTCTCCAGACCCGCGAGGAGTTCGCGACGTGGGCCGACGACTACCCCGGCTTGTACGAGGCGTGGCTCGACGCTGGCACCCGACTCGAAGGTCGCATCGAGGGGCTCCCCGGCGAAGTCGCTCGAGGCGAGACGTCGTTCGTCGACGCCACCGAACTGGCGTGTTCGGGGCTGAAACACGCCGTGGAGCTTCCGGCACCGTTCGCAGCCCTGGACACGACGGCGTACCGCGACCACGGCGTAGCCTATGCGGTTCGCTGGGCCGAGAAGACGTTCGAGAAACTCCGCGAGTGA
- a CDS encoding OapC/ArvC family zinc-ribbon domain-containing protein translates to MPHECTNCGETFADGSKEMLSGCPSCGGNKFQFRPSSASSTTAASDGTPSDGTSDSASGDSTRSDGTTDRGQSDVTAGNAPSTSPQGRSQSKPTDSSQPKSESRRPWPGEDTSTDRESGSPKPWPSTAREPSSRGQSNTTAESDVTVEPQRSADASTRRSRSPSPNDAPPEPHDGPPSETREDRAQADARSGTVSPDEISRAAPADAPQSADDAGEIDDKPDLSALREELNEQFESIKIVSPGQYELNLMELYDRDSYIISLQEDGHYVIEVPETWNRDDD, encoded by the coding sequence ATGCCGCACGAGTGTACGAACTGCGGCGAGACGTTCGCAGACGGTTCCAAGGAGATGCTCTCGGGTTGTCCCAGCTGCGGCGGCAACAAGTTCCAGTTCCGCCCCTCGTCGGCTTCGTCGACGACAGCGGCTTCGGACGGTACGCCGAGCGATGGTACCAGCGACAGCGCTAGCGGCGATAGCACACGCAGCGACGGCACCACCGACCGCGGACAGTCGGACGTGACCGCCGGGAACGCGCCGTCGACATCGCCGCAGGGTAGATCGCAGTCGAAGCCGACCGACTCGTCGCAGCCCAAGTCGGAGTCGAGACGACCGTGGCCGGGTGAGGACACCTCGACCGACCGCGAATCGGGATCGCCGAAGCCGTGGCCGTCGACGGCCCGCGAACCGTCGAGTCGCGGGCAGTCGAACACGACCGCTGAGTCGGACGTGACGGTCGAACCACAGCGCTCTGCGGACGCGTCGACTCGACGCAGTCGGTCCCCGTCGCCGAACGACGCTCCACCGGAACCCCACGACGGTCCCCCGTCGGAGACGCGAGAGGACCGCGCGCAGGCGGACGCCCGGAGCGGCACCGTCAGCCCGGACGAAATCTCCCGCGCTGCTCCCGCCGACGCGCCGCAGTCGGCCGACGATGCCGGCGAAATCGACGACAAGCCGGACCTCTCGGCACTTCGCGAAGAACTCAACGAGCAGTTCGAGAGCATCAAAATCGTTAGCCCTGGACAGTACGAACTCAATCTGATGGAACTGTACGACCGCGACTCGTACATCATCTCGCTGCAGGAAGACGGCCACTACGTCATCGAAGTCCCCGAGACGTGGAACCGCGACGACGACTGA
- a CDS encoding DUF2073 domain-containing protein has product MPEVRRGDHDGIQIDLISGARMENMRSMEKIRLILDSVRDGKIVILEDGLSPDEESKLIEVTMTEISPDNFSGIEIETYPHKSSDSGFLGKLMGRDSTKKLTVIGPANQIETLHKDETLISALISRK; this is encoded by the coding sequence ATGCCCGAAGTAAGACGCGGCGACCACGACGGAATCCAGATCGACCTCATCAGCGGCGCTCGGATGGAGAACATGCGGAGCATGGAGAAAATCCGCCTCATCCTTGACAGCGTCCGCGACGGGAAAATCGTCATCCTCGAGGACGGTCTCTCGCCCGACGAGGAGTCGAAACTCATCGAGGTGACGATGACCGAGATCAGCCCCGATAACTTCAGCGGCATCGAAATCGAGACGTACCCCCACAAGAGCAGCGACAGCGGGTTCCTCGGCAAACTGATGGGGCGCGACTCAACGAAGAAGCTCACCGTCATCGGCCCGGCGAACCAGATAGAGACGCTCCACAAGGACGAGACGCTCATCAGCGCGCTCATCTCACGGAAGTAG
- a CDS encoding Era-like GTP-binding protein, translated as MGLLTELRDSISRVTDRLFSASEPKRIGIYGPPNAGKTTLANRIARDWTGDAIGPESHIPHETRRARRKENVEIERNGRAVTIDIVDTPGVTTKVDYKEFLDHDIDKDDAVRRSREATEGVAEAMHWLREDVDGVIYVLDSAEDPFTQVNTMLIGIIESRELPVLIFANKTDLEDSNVKQIANAFPQHETVPLSALEGENMDEVYDKIAEYFG; from the coding sequence ATGGGACTGCTCACAGAACTCAGAGACAGCATATCACGGGTCACCGACCGGTTGTTCTCGGCTTCGGAGCCGAAACGAATCGGCATCTACGGACCGCCGAACGCCGGAAAGACGACCCTCGCAAACCGAATCGCCCGCGACTGGACCGGTGACGCCATCGGTCCCGAGAGCCACATTCCCCACGAGACGCGTCGCGCTCGCCGGAAGGAGAACGTCGAGATCGAGCGCAACGGCCGCGCGGTCACTATAGACATCGTCGACACGCCCGGCGTGACGACGAAAGTCGACTACAAGGAGTTCCTCGACCACGACATCGACAAGGACGACGCGGTCCGTCGCTCCCGCGAGGCGACCGAGGGTGTCGCCGAGGCCATGCACTGGCTCCGCGAGGACGTCGACGGCGTCATCTACGTCCTCGACAGCGCCGAGGACCCGTTCACGCAGGTCAACACGATGCTCATCGGCATCATCGAGAGCCGCGAACTACCGGTGCTCATCTTTGCGAACAAGACCGACCTCGAAGACTCGAACGTCAAGCAGATCGCCAACGCCTTCCCGCAGCACGAGACGGTACCGCTGTCGGCGCTCGAAGGCGAGAATATGGACGAAGTGTACGACAAGATCGCGGAGTACTTCGGGTGA
- a CDS encoding Cdc6/Cdc18 family protein translates to MTEDDSHSDDGEDADPPSEQRRHAGEEETTRTKSSGGTTSQPTTREGQSGEEDVPDFTETDSAATDADGVHSTGSDPTGDDSTGSGGGETETSARSPSRSADAADPPRALSDVALGGDDENSRGLFDDLLSGEPIFENKEVLRPSYTPHELPHRTDQINQMATILVSALRGETPSNILIYGKTGTGKTASAKFVSQELERTSQKYDVPCEVEYINCEVTDTQYRVLAQLANKFIDKNHAVIDDRLRSLETLAENAREDGSVLDETEFDAVGDVDARISELERDREEMETVPMTGWPTDRVYSTFFDAVDYNERVVVIMLDEIDKLVEKSGDDTLYNLSRMNSELDNSRISIMGISNDLKFTDFLDPRVKSSLGEEEIVFPPYDANQLRDILQHRADVAFKSHALSEHVIPLCAAFAAQEHGDARRALDLLRTAGELAERSQADGVAETHVRQAQDKIELDRVVEVVRTLPTQSKIVLFSIILLEKNGVHNINTGEVFNIYKRLCEEIDADILTQRRVTDLISELDMLGIVNAVVVSKGRYGRTKEISLSVPIDETEAVLLSDSRLGDIENAQPFVQARFDN, encoded by the coding sequence ATGACCGAAGACGACTCACACTCCGACGACGGCGAAGATGCGGACCCGCCGTCGGAGCAACGACGACACGCCGGCGAGGAAGAGACGACTCGAACGAAGTCGAGTGGTGGGACGACGAGTCAGCCGACGACGCGCGAGGGGCAGAGCGGTGAGGAAGATGTCCCGGACTTCACTGAGACCGACTCCGCCGCAACCGATGCTGACGGCGTTCACTCGACCGGAAGCGACCCGACCGGAGATGACTCCACCGGAAGCGGAGGGGGAGAGACCGAGACGTCCGCTCGGTCGCCCTCGCGGTCGGCCGACGCCGCAGACCCGCCTCGCGCACTCTCCGACGTCGCACTCGGCGGCGACGACGAGAACAGTCGCGGCCTGTTCGACGACCTGCTCTCCGGAGAGCCTATCTTCGAGAACAAGGAGGTACTTCGCCCGTCGTACACGCCGCACGAACTCCCCCACAGGACCGACCAGATCAACCAGATGGCGACGATTCTCGTCTCCGCGCTTCGCGGCGAGACCCCCTCGAACATCCTCATCTACGGGAAGACGGGAACGGGGAAGACGGCCAGTGCGAAGTTCGTCAGTCAGGAACTGGAACGCACCTCCCAGAAGTACGACGTTCCCTGCGAAGTCGAGTACATCAACTGCGAGGTGACCGACACCCAGTACCGCGTCCTCGCACAGCTCGCCAACAAGTTCATCGACAAGAACCACGCGGTCATCGACGACCGCCTCCGCTCGCTCGAGACGCTGGCAGAAAACGCACGCGAAGACGGGAGCGTTCTCGACGAAACCGAGTTCGACGCGGTCGGCGACGTCGACGCCCGCATCTCGGAACTCGAACGCGATCGCGAGGAGATGGAAACTGTTCCGATGACGGGGTGGCCGACCGACCGCGTCTACTCGACGTTCTTCGACGCCGTCGACTACAACGAACGCGTCGTCGTCATCATGCTCGACGAGATAGACAAACTCGTCGAGAAATCCGGCGACGACACGCTGTACAATCTCTCGCGGATGAACTCCGAGTTGGACAACTCGCGCATCTCCATCATGGGTATCTCGAACGACCTGAAGTTCACCGACTTTCTCGACCCCCGCGTCAAATCCTCGCTCGGCGAGGAGGAGATCGTCTTCCCGCCGTACGACGCCAACCAACTCCGCGACATCCTCCAGCACCGTGCCGACGTGGCGTTCAAGAGCCACGCGCTCTCCGAACACGTCATCCCGCTCTGTGCCGCGTTTGCCGCGCAGGAGCACGGCGACGCGCGCCGCGCGCTCGATCTCCTCCGAACGGCGGGCGAACTCGCCGAGCGGAGTCAGGCCGACGGCGTTGCCGAGACGCACGTTCGCCAGGCCCAGGACAAGATCGAACTCGACCGCGTGGTGGAGGTCGTTCGCACGCTCCCGACGCAGAGCAAGATCGTCCTCTTCTCAATCATCCTCCTCGAGAAAAACGGCGTCCACAACATCAACACCGGCGAGGTGTTTAACATCTACAAACGCCTCTGCGAGGAGATAGACGCCGACATCCTCACCCAGCGCCGCGTCACCGACCTCATCAGCGAACTCGACATGCTCGGCATCGTCAACGCCGTCGTCGTCTCGAAAGGCCGCTATGGTCGGACGAAGGAGATCAGCCTCTCGGTCCCTATCGACGAGACCGAGGCTGTCCTCCTATCGGACTCGCGACTCGGCGACATCGAGAACGCCCAACCGTTCGTGCAAGCACGGTTCGACAACTGA
- a CDS encoding S26 family signal peptidase: MSAGDSRPPSDSSESSGGGATSTSAERDDDDVSIGVTDRFLHDDDGPFMFLREVLSSAGIVVAVGVLLFAIAGVWPPMVAVESGSMEPHMQKGDLILITEPGRFAPDAGDDSGVVTYAEGEDADYRSLGSYGSVVVYDNPNAAGPPIIHRAMFRVEAGENWYDRANPDYITAENCEELEFCPAPYDAYITKGDNNPTYDQTSTISAPVKEEWITGVARIRVPYLGWIRLAFATTAPASTNGAPPTAPTAPTLDFAPTSELPAAERLSPTDVPPKPLAATPA; encoded by the coding sequence ATGAGTGCCGGAGACAGCCGCCCGCCCTCCGATAGTTCTGAATCCTCCGGCGGGGGCGCGACCAGTACCTCCGCCGAGCGTGACGACGACGACGTTAGCATCGGTGTCACCGACAGATTTCTCCACGACGACGACGGCCCGTTCATGTTCCTCCGCGAGGTGCTGAGCAGCGCCGGCATCGTCGTCGCAGTCGGCGTACTCCTGTTCGCAATCGCCGGCGTCTGGCCGCCGATGGTCGCCGTCGAGAGCGGGAGTATGGAACCGCACATGCAGAAAGGCGACCTGATTCTCATCACCGAACCCGGTCGGTTCGCGCCCGACGCCGGCGACGACTCGGGTGTCGTCACGTACGCGGAAGGCGAAGACGCCGACTACCGGTCGCTCGGGTCGTACGGGTCCGTCGTCGTCTACGACAACCCCAACGCCGCCGGACCGCCGATTATCCACCGGGCGATGTTTCGGGTCGAGGCTGGCGAAAACTGGTACGACAGGGCGAACCCGGACTACATCACCGCGGAGAACTGCGAGGAACTGGAGTTCTGCCCCGCGCCCTACGACGCCTACATCACGAAAGGCGACAACAACCCGACGTACGACCAGACGAGCACCATTAGTGCACCGGTCAAAGAGGAGTGGATAACCGGCGTCGCGCGGATTCGCGTCCCCTACCTCGGATGGATTCGCCTCGCCTTCGCGACTACGGCACCCGCGTCGACGAACGGTGCGCCGCCGACGGCGCCAACGGCGCCGACGCTAGATTTCGCACCGACGAGCGAATTGCCGGCCGCGGAGCGCCTCTCGCCGACTGACGTCCCGCCGAAACCGCTCGCAGCGACACCTGCGTAA